A window of Chelmon rostratus isolate fCheRos1 chromosome 18, fCheRos1.pri, whole genome shotgun sequence genomic DNA:
agtgtctgaGGGGAAAAGTGGCTTATTTGCTGTTTGAACCGCCAGAAGGGAAGAAGAGTGTCAGCTCGGCCAGGGTCTGTGTTAATATTTGGCACCTTGGCCTCGGGGAAATTTCAGACATGCCAGTGACCCCCATCTCTGACTGCTCCCCCTTTCCCTTTATGTTTCGCAACAGCTGAGGAAAAGTACCCAACCCATTTGTATCAGAGGGTTGCTGTACGTCTGCTCTCACTTAATCCAACAAACATTGTGCAAGAGGACTTCCAGGAACTTGAGAAGAACATGGAGTTGTTTTGCTGCTCCCTCCAGACTGACATGAGAAAGAGATTTATCTTCTGGAGGGAGTGCGAGGTTAAATTTGTTCATGCACAagcactcagacacacactgttttggAAAACAGTTGGCAAGTTAACTTGTGAATTAACATCACATGTAAGGAGAGCTGCAAGATTTTCCTCGCTGGGCTGGAAATTCCTCTCGTGGCAATATGAGCTGTTAACAACAGCCCTGCGCTTCCACAGCACTCGTGAAATTGATGTACATGTAAtactttcatatttttataGCGATAAAATTAGCTAAAACAAGGAGACAGAAAGGGTGTGGAGCCTCACCAAGCTTTATTTACATGCGCACCATTTCTTATACAAACTAGATTACAATTCAAAATGGAATACACAGGAAAAATACCCACTAACATCAAGTCGAGAAGAAGCAAGATTAATAAAGGGCAAAGTTCAAAGGGCAAAGTTCAGAGGGCGTATGGAGGGGAGCTGGCCTGGGCCTCTAAACAAGGATGGAAAAGGTTTCAGAGACGATAATGAAAAGGAAATGTCCAAGAGGTGATTAAGGTATCTAGTGGTatgtctcttctttttttctttcttttctttttttttttttgcttctcttAGCTTTAAATTTGCACGTGTTGTGCTGCaggtgcgtgcgtgtgtgtgttgggcacGAGAGGAGATCATCTGTGCCTGAATGAAGCAGTAGCACTGAGTGGTTGTGTGGAACGCCTGCTCCACTATGACTAAGTGTAAACTATCTCCCCGAACAGCCAACACATTTTACACtgaatgtacaaaatgtaaGGAGCACCACCCTGCGATTGAGATTTGCAGTTTATCAAGGATCAATAACCCCTCTTTAAATAGAAAGGATTACATGGTTCCCTGGAGTCACCTTGTCAGTCTTCTTCACAGGAGGAGTAAAGCGCTCCTGAAATTCGGTACAATCAGAGTAGATGAATTTAAACGCTTAGCAGTTCAGGTGATGGCTCAGGATTCCTGCTGCCAAAAGACACGTGATAAATGCTCCGTATATTTTAGCTGTGACACGGCGAAGGAAATTCCAACTCGTTGTCAGAGAGCGGTTTAACCGCGTCGATGTTACGACCAAACGCTAGCTGAGAGCACCGGGACGTGAGCCTACTGTACTCCACGTGGAATAAAACAAGTGTGAAGCTGAGGAACGTCCGTTAAGGAGGATTTCCCTGCGTCTGAgtccatgtacacacactcgcAATAATAAACCTGTTAATACGGGAGGATGGTGCAAGTGCTGCACTGTGAGACCTGATTTTGAAaatagaaagtgtgtgtttgagtgctaAAGACACAGGGttcctctctgtatttctgtattaCAATTTCTGTCGCAGGACGGCACCATTGGAAGGGTCAAGGAGGGGttggggggtggtggggggtaCAGCTAGTTCATGCACTAAACCTCAGATAGCACAGTAGATCATTCTAGccaaccatgcacacacactcctccgcCTTGGCCTCAAAGTGATATACACACATCTGTACACTATTATACACAGCGGGGCATACACTTCCATACACAGAGAAGGGATACCAGGGTCTCCAGATGCTACAACAATGGTGCTTtccaccatttaaaaaaaatctggttcAACAATTGAATCGCTGGTAACAGTGTTCCCTCCTTCCCGACGTGTAACATTGTTCATTATTTCTTCAATTTTACCTTCAGAGGTATCACAAATCCAAGGGTCAAGTACTACATGAGTATATAGGACATACAGCGAGTATATATGCATTTCACACAATTCATAATGcataaatacatgcatacagTCGGCTGTGCTGTATGCAGCATGAGGGATAGTGAGGGATTTACACGTCCTTGTGAGATTAAATCAACAGAATTAAACTCCACAGAttgacaaatacacacacacacacacacacacacacacacatacatcagtATGTACTCAAGAGATACAGGAAATCACCTGCAGGAGCACCAGGCGTGTCCATGAggggatgtgtgtatgtgtgtcacgAGTccaacaagaggaaaaaaaaaaaaaaactatgacggcaaaaccaaaaataacagACCGCGTGAAGTCTTAATCCTGACATTtatcttccttcctcctcttcatcttgaCGGCCCGAAGTTCACAGGTTACAAGTTCACGAACACAAAGCATTACTGTTTTTATCAAGAAATGTTAAAATACCATTAGAATGTGACTTGATGTTACTTAAACGGGAAGCCTCCCTTTTCCCCCCTGAGTGATTCTATATATGCATAACAAGCCCCACAAGCTCATgacaagaaaacagcagagcttAACACAGATCCCtggtattcttttttttttctatctactgtacgtgtgtgtaatgtatgtgtgtgcgtgtgtgtgtgtaagtgtgctgTGATTTGGCTGCCAGCATATCCTACTGTTTGTTTCAAGTAATTTGGCAATATACAGAGATAGCTTATTGTTTTACTCGAGAAACAAATGGCTTCTAGAGGAATGAGCCTAAAACCCTGCTCCCCCCCACCCCCGGCGTCTACAGGTTCAACCTCGCCGTGCTACACGTGGCTGCAGCTTTGGGCTTCTGCAGGTCGTgggtaaaaacagaaacaaaatgaacacacaaaatGCACGGCTTGCTCTCGGGGCGGGATTCAACACTGTTTACATAGCACCTGTTATGGTGTGGAAATGTTCACAACCCTAGGACACAGGTATTCATTTTGGCTACATCATATGCAGTGATTAACAACCTCAACAGAACTCACCAGAAGTCtaagaacagacagagagggatcTTTCCCCTTGCTTCTTGAACTTTCCACTGCCCTGCACTGTACAATTATCCATGACAGagattttcttcctcttgtcttttttcttttttttttttaaccgtcAGATATAtgcaaaagacaacaaatgttttaatattcatCTAATTGTAATGAAACCCTCAGTATGCggcatttaatttaattcaagcAATTCATAAGAACAAAACTGGAAGTGCATGGCATCAATATGACAAATCTTAACTTATTAGGGTTCTGAAGTTTTGCAACCTGGGGCAAAGTGTaggtttgtctgtttgtgtgttgcatgtactgtatgcattgCATACTGCACGCTCAGCGAGTTAGATActccttttcatcttttcatttcatcaatacaccaacttttttttgtacagacatGTATGATGCAGAAACAATTATGATAAAACAGaaattccaaaaaacaaacactgaacatttaaaATCACCAAGTGAGGacagagggattttttttttccaacataaCACATCCCAGGAAACTACTGGATCAGATTTACACCACATCACTTCTTGATTTTTTCACTTTACacgtttgtcttttttgttgtcttcaACGGGAACAACTGCACCGTGCACGCCTTCAGTCTTTGCTTGATATTTAGTTCTTGTATTCCACCTGAAACCTCTTCTGATAAAACAGTCTCTCTTTGATATCAACAGACTGGGTGTCAAAGGAAAATTGCATAATTCTAAGATTTGTGAGTTTGAcatagctttgtttttgttgttgttgttgttgttgtttcacagAAGGATTTGAGGGCTGATGTGCAGCATCTCTAGAGTCTGTTGGATCGTTCTTGGTTCAGCAGTGTGCGAGCGAAGGTAAAGCTCTCGAGAGGAAGTCTTTTTCTGTAAACACAGGGTTTGTATTTTACGTTGTGCTGATGGCAGGTTTGGCAAAAAGGATGTTGTGTGTCTGATCTTCTCTTGCACTGCACAGTTCAGACCTGAAGAGATAAAGGACAAGATGATTATGTCTTATTAGTGTACTGAACTTAAATGCAAGAAAAGTCCTAAAGTCAAACATTTCTACGAGGGATGTGCCTCTTAGATTGGTTATTGGCCGAAGTCACCAATTTTGTTCTGCTCTGTCCATTTGCATTAGAATGTGAATCTTCTTAAAGCTGCTTCCTGCATGCGCTTCACAACGCATGTCAATGGGAAGGCAGTAGTATGCCTTTACTGTGATAGTGTTGACTGTAAGCTAATGTTTACAGAGATGTACTTCATAGACGCTGATTAGGactttttattagctttttggCACATTATATTACATGTTAAGCAAATATTTATTAATGAAAATGGCCCAGGAAACgattaaaaatgaacttttaGCAATTGAAGTTAGAAAAGATTACTGGAGAAGCAACTTTGTTTAGCAGGTTGGTGTCGGTTTGATAAAAAGTTTCAAGAACAGATGCAGGAGCATGTAATTATGTATAGAGAACTTCTTCTATGTGGATTCACAGAAGCACAGCACTGACTTGGTTGCGGTTTATAACAGCAatcagtgcttttttttctgtatcaGTTTACACCAGTCATTCTACAGCACAAAAATCTTTgaaattgattgattttcacAAGCCTAGGGAAGCATGATGGTATATTTCCACTTATTGTTATGTGATCAGCAGTTACACTCTCATTTACAGTTTACACATATCTTTGTCAGTTCACACAGAGACTTTTACAGGGttaacatttgagaaaaaaagagcacaagTGTTGGATCTGTGCTTAGTACTGGCTGTACCCTGAGTTTAGGTGTTGGAATCAATGTTGCGGGAGAAAAGGTTGGATCAGTGCATCCCTAACTCATAAATCTACATATGCTCACCACTGCTCAAACGGCACCAGTACACATAAAactcaaacatacacacctGCTCTGTTCCTTCCTGGCCTGACCCTCTCAACCAGGTACCCAGCTCTGAGAGGTCTGCTTGGTGGTTGTGAAGTTGCCGACTCCATTCATGTTGGCCAGAGAGTCAAAGTTAAAGTCCAGGCCATCTGCGTCCATCAGCTCGTTCCTGATGATGGAGTCCATATCGCACTCCAGGCTGCTGTTGAACATGTCCAGGTCCAGATCTGTGGGGAAACGGTCCTGGCAGATCCCTCCACTGCTGTTAACGGTTCCGTTTAGAAAGATCGATGTGTCGATCTGCATGGAAGAAGAACCATTTCCTCCCAAGGGTGagagcaggagctgctgcttAGCATTTGCCAGAGCGTTAGCCTCGTTTGCTAGGTTCAGGCCTCCGTTTAAAGACCTCAGGGAGCTCTGGTTGTGGTTGTTACTTTGCAGCATTTCTCCTTGGCTGCCCTGAACTCCTCCTGTGGTCCCAAAGGTCATAACGGGATCATTACGGAGCATGAGGCCACGCCGAGAGTTCTGGGAAATGACGGCGGCGGCGCTGGCCTGTGACATCAGTGGGTCAGACTGGGTCATCATGACAtcgctgtggctgtggctgtcaGAGTTGAGCAGGTCTTGTAGTGTCTGACTGCCAAAGCGAGACAGGCTGATGCTGGAGAAGGAGGTCTGCTTGTTCTCCTGGATGGTCTGCATGGGGGACGGACGCAGAGAGGAGCCCGTCGTGTGGGGGCCAAAGATGGAGTTGCTGTAACCATTAACTCCACCGTTAGAAGGAGAgttggaggaaggagaggaggtggaggatggtGAGCCTAGACCGTTGGGTTTGGACCCAAAATTGAACCCTGAGGAGCCATTTGGAGTGGCCTGTCCTGTAACGGTTGGCACCAGGTTATCCAGCAACTCATCCATCAGGTCATCTGTGAGTCCATCATTCAGGTTCATTGTACCTGCCAGGTCTGCCAGGCGGGGCAGCTCAGTCGGGACAGACTTCCCATTGGTCGTGGCGTTGCCGGGTGACAGCGCTCTGCCAGGGCTGGAGTAGAGCATAGGCGAGAGAGGAGGCTCGTCATCGGGCACCTCGTCTAGCTCAGGGTTGGCCAGAATG
This region includes:
- the foxo3b gene encoding forkhead box protein O3B, giving the protein MAEAPLPDPLPDLDVAIDPDFEPQKRPRSCTWPLPRPDSSVVKPESHDTDIIPEEEDDEEDNATPTAISVNGSGLATEDQSSNSPVADGALSSPGQESGGSPLSTHSPTATSGALTPSSLAAQQTPRKASSRRNAWGNLSYADLITKAIESAPDKRLTLSQIYDWMVRSIPYFKDKGDTNSSAGWKNSIRHNLSLHSRFIRVQNEGTGKSSWWMINPEGGKGGKAPRRRAVSMDNSNKYTKSARGRAAKKKAALQAAAAAAGEGGADSPSGLSKWPGSPTSRSSEELDAWTDFRSRTNSNASTLSGRLSPILANPELDEVPDDEPPLSPMLYSSPGRALSPGNATTNGKSVPTELPRLADLAGTMNLNDGLTDDLMDELLDNLVPTVTGQATPNGSSGFNFGSKPNGLGSPSSTSSPSSNSPSNGGVNGYSNSIFGPHTTGSSLRPSPMQTIQENKQTSFSSISLSRFGSQTLQDLLNSDSHSHSDVMMTQSDPLMSQASAAAVISQNSRRGLMLRNDPVMTFGTTGGVQGSQGEMLQSNNHNQSSLRSLNGGLNLANEANALANAKQQLLLSPLGGNGSSSMQIDTSIFLNGTVNSSGGICQDRFPTDLDLDMFNSSLECDMDSIIRNELMDADGLDFNFDSLANMNGVGNFTTTKQTSQSWVPG